A window of the Natronomonas salina genome harbors these coding sequences:
- a CDS encoding lipopolysaccharide biosynthesis protein encodes MKRSLATGVLSVFGGKVAMFVVTLVTTPILVRYLGSSRYGDYAFLMSVFAILMILVSSGVGDGVRKFVVEERSIPNWESHVVGFYVRHAALLAVAGSAVITLLAVSGLVGRFVDESLEVYFYLLAAMVFAAQFRELVRRTLMGFGKEHYAEVLRVVRNLGFALFGVGLVVLGYGVAGVLVGQIISSSLVAVVGLAVVNRHVSLTCVFDRVPEEFPTREMLTFNGYTIVFILLLTSLYHVDLLMLRPMAGSSQTGYYKGALALAEFLWFAPVALQTVFVHSTSELWSKGRTEKISELASRTTRFTFLLTALLAIGIAALADVFVPLYYGEEFTPAVEPLLLLLPGALGFAVARPIFAIGQGKGDMRALVAATGGAALVNVILNLLLIPRYGMSGAAVATSVGYASMLVVHVAAARVVGFDPLEDIRPVRVGATVAISAAAIVGLAGLIENPWVALLAVPPAGFLLFAALAVGTRAVDTDELASLADSLPFPLPTMSTKPFGSPSTEQLENVLMVLGVVLLVAALVLAAPVGLGSLGGMFDDGDGSNGDTAPGATDTPTPSQAGTPTPTPDGGETPTATPGETDSPTPTPTETPTPSPTATPTPTDDGGGIDFPPTTDTPTPEPTQTATPSQTSTPSSTPTPTPSGTATPTPTESTSPTPTDSGGTNTTASMFGPVSWLVDHAVRLVDVVR; translated from the coding sequence ATGAAACGGAGTCTCGCGACGGGCGTCCTGTCCGTCTTCGGCGGCAAGGTCGCGATGTTCGTCGTCACCCTCGTGACGACGCCCATCCTGGTGCGGTACCTCGGTAGCAGTCGCTACGGCGACTACGCCTTCCTCATGTCGGTGTTCGCCATCCTGATGATCCTGGTCAGTTCGGGCGTCGGCGACGGCGTCCGGAAGTTCGTCGTCGAGGAGCGCTCGATCCCGAACTGGGAGTCCCACGTCGTCGGGTTCTACGTCCGACACGCCGCGCTGCTGGCGGTCGCCGGCAGCGCCGTCATCACGCTGCTGGCGGTCAGCGGCCTCGTCGGCCGGTTCGTCGACGAGTCCCTCGAGGTCTACTTCTACCTGCTGGCCGCGATGGTCTTCGCCGCGCAGTTCCGCGAACTCGTCCGCCGGACCCTGATGGGCTTCGGCAAGGAGCACTACGCCGAGGTCCTCCGGGTGGTCCGGAACCTCGGCTTCGCCCTCTTCGGCGTCGGGCTGGTCGTCCTCGGCTACGGCGTCGCCGGTGTCCTCGTCGGCCAGATCATCTCCAGTTCCCTCGTCGCGGTCGTCGGACTGGCGGTCGTCAACCGCCACGTGTCGCTGACCTGCGTCTTCGACCGGGTCCCCGAGGAGTTCCCGACGCGGGAGATGCTGACGTTCAACGGCTACACCATCGTCTTCATCCTGCTCCTGACGTCGCTGTACCACGTCGACCTGCTGATGCTGCGGCCGATGGCCGGCAGCTCACAGACCGGCTACTACAAGGGCGCGCTCGCGCTCGCGGAGTTCCTCTGGTTCGCGCCGGTCGCCCTCCAGACGGTGTTCGTCCACTCCACCTCGGAGCTGTGGTCGAAGGGGCGCACCGAGAAGATCAGCGAACTGGCCTCGCGGACGACCCGCTTTACGTTCCTCCTGACGGCGCTGCTGGCGATCGGCATCGCCGCGCTCGCGGACGTCTTCGTACCCCTGTACTACGGCGAGGAGTTCACGCCGGCCGTCGAGCCGCTGTTGCTGTTGCTCCCGGGCGCCCTCGGCTTCGCCGTCGCCCGCCCCATCTTCGCCATCGGCCAGGGGAAGGGCGACATGCGCGCGCTCGTCGCCGCGACCGGCGGCGCCGCCCTGGTCAACGTGATCCTCAACCTCCTGCTCATCCCGCGGTACGGGATGTCCGGCGCCGCCGTCGCCACGAGCGTCGGGTACGCGTCGATGCTCGTCGTCCACGTCGCCGCGGCCCGCGTCGTCGGGTTCGACCCGCTCGAGGACATCCGGCCGGTCCGCGTCGGCGCGACGGTCGCGATCTCGGCGGCGGCCATCGTCGGCCTCGCCGGGCTCATCGAGAACCCCTGGGTCGCCCTCCTGGCGGTCCCGCCGGCCGGGTTCCTCCTGTTCGCCGCGCTCGCGGTCGGCACCCGCGCGGTCGACACGGACGAACTCGCCTCGCTCGCCGATTCGCTGCCGTTCCCGCTCCCAACCATGTCAACGAAACCGTTCGGTTCACCGTCGACGGAACAGCTCGAGAACGTCCTGATGGTCCTCGGAGTCGTGCTGCTCGTCGCGGCGCTGGTCCTGGCGGCGCCGGTCGGCCTCGGTTCCCTCGGAGGGATGTTCGACGACGGCGACGGCTCCAACGGGGATACCGCGCCCGGCGCGACGGACACGCCGACGCCGTCCCAGGCTGGGACGCCCACGCCGACCCCCGACGGGGGCGAGACGCCGACGGCGACGCCCGGCGAGACGGACAGTCCGACCCCGACCCCGACCGAGACGCCCACACCGTCGCCGACAGCGACGCCGACGCCGACCGACGACGGCGGCGGGATCGACTTCCCGCCGACGACCGACACGCCGACGCCGGAGCCGACCCAAACGGCGACGCCGAGCCAGACGTCGACCCCGTCTTCGACACCCACGCCGACCCCGTCGGGGACGGCCACACCCACGCCGACGGAGTCCACCAGCCCGACGCCGACGGACAGTGGCGGGACCAACACGACGGCGTCGATGTTCGGTCCGGTCTCGTGGCTCGTCGACCACGCCGTCCGGCTGGTCGACGTCGTCCGGTAA
- a CDS encoding asparagine synthase-related protein has product MPTELFGVFGGRDRFERLRSSEPFDAVVEGDAVTVGINDRSFGRPQRSATYQDEDGFCAVFGELYPPEWAESDPARWVYHHYQTTGERALADLNGSYVIVLEYDGEATVVTDQLRSRECFYTAESSPVFGTDAVNVARTVRNRTLDHDNLLEYLYLSVVLGSGTLYEELQRVPFDGVLREDGVDTLDRFVYQPEDFDYAAALADRMERAIDRRTDDRGSTGLLLSAGYDSRSLLAAADVDVCYTVGEKDSGEVRAARELSEQYDTPHVALPPDERYLNTDPGMCHYTHGIKESLHIHHAGYESEMRTRKMLHGWMFDSLLREHFVPQQTVDVMGRVLPLNRLASDFNPVEFATRKMGYLPEAASVHDRFRAMGVVDYGPESFVDATIQREFEDCKRKGQSVHDTANRFGVKNIPSAPFRHHLIDTFEESFVAADLDLVSWHLRTPPEHRNTGTFLEALDRMDSNVRDVRPPDRPHDRFIFNQAEKFLRKKLPGLEPFGTPWPNRREIYDDNRLDDVLFEDQPWLHGHSPRFKLRFHDVLCWLDAVEQNTVTPDALFDRRVAPLGA; this is encoded by the coding sequence ATGCCAACCGAACTATTCGGCGTCTTCGGCGGGCGAGACCGGTTCGAGCGGTTGCGCTCGTCGGAGCCCTTCGACGCGGTCGTCGAGGGCGACGCCGTGACCGTGGGTATCAACGATCGGTCGTTCGGCCGCCCTCAGCGGAGCGCCACCTACCAGGACGAGGACGGCTTCTGCGCCGTCTTCGGCGAGCTGTACCCGCCCGAGTGGGCCGAGTCCGACCCGGCGCGGTGGGTCTACCACCACTACCAGACGACCGGCGAGCGTGCGCTCGCCGACCTCAACGGGTCCTACGTCATCGTCCTCGAGTACGACGGCGAGGCGACGGTCGTCACCGACCAGCTGCGCTCCCGGGAGTGCTTCTACACCGCCGAGTCGTCGCCGGTGTTCGGCACCGACGCGGTCAACGTCGCCCGGACCGTCCGCAACCGGACGCTCGACCACGACAACCTGCTGGAGTACCTCTACCTGAGCGTCGTCCTCGGTTCGGGGACGCTGTACGAGGAGCTACAGCGGGTGCCCTTCGACGGCGTCCTCCGGGAGGACGGCGTCGACACCCTCGACCGGTTCGTCTACCAGCCGGAGGACTTCGACTACGCGGCCGCGCTGGCCGACCGGATGGAGCGGGCGATCGACCGCCGCACCGACGACCGCGGCTCGACGGGCCTGCTGCTGAGCGCCGGCTACGACTCCCGGTCGCTGCTGGCGGCGGCCGACGTCGACGTCTGCTACACCGTCGGCGAGAAGGACTCCGGTGAGGTCCGGGCGGCCCGCGAGCTCTCCGAGCAGTACGACACGCCGCACGTCGCGCTCCCGCCGGACGAGCGGTACCTGAACACCGACCCGGGGATGTGCCACTACACCCACGGGATCAAGGAGTCGCTGCACATCCACCACGCGGGCTACGAGTCCGAGATGCGGACCCGGAAGATGCTCCACGGCTGGATGTTCGACTCCCTGCTGCGGGAGCACTTCGTCCCCCAGCAGACCGTCGACGTGATGGGTCGGGTCCTCCCCCTGAACCGCCTCGCCTCCGACTTCAACCCCGTGGAGTTCGCCACCCGGAAGATGGGCTACCTGCCCGAGGCCGCCTCGGTCCACGACCGGTTCCGCGCGATGGGCGTCGTCGACTACGGCCCGGAGTCGTTCGTCGACGCCACCATCCAGCGGGAGTTCGAGGACTGCAAGCGGAAGGGCCAGTCGGTCCACGACACCGCCAACCGCTTCGGCGTGAAGAACATCCCGTCGGCGCCGTTCCGCCACCACCTGATCGACACCTTCGAGGAGTCGTTCGTCGCCGCCGACCTCGATCTGGTCTCCTGGCACCTCCGGACGCCGCCGGAGCACCGCAACACCGGGACGTTCCTCGAGGCCCTCGACCGGATGGACAGCAACGTCCGGGACGTCCGGCCGCCGGACCGCCCGCACGACCGGTTCATCTTCAACCAGGCCGAGAAGTTCCTCCGCAAGAAGCTGCCCGGCCTGGAGCCCTTCGGGACGCCCTGGCCGAACCGCCGGGAGATCTACGACGACAACCGCCTCGACGACGTGCTGTTCGAGGACCAGCCGTGGCTCCACGGCCACTCCCCGCGGTTCAAGCTCCGGTTCCACGACGTGCTCTGCTGGCTCGACGCCGTCGAGCAGAACACCGTGACGCCGGACGCGCTGTTCGACCGCCGCGTCGCGCCGCTGGGCGCGTGA
- a CDS encoding DUF433 domain-containing protein, with amino-acid sequence MSQVTRRIVQNLHDEPHLEGRRITVRFLREQVEERGLELRTVADRHDLDVADVYRALTYYHDNPEEMRTVERERRSAVEEHEHLTIAPDDVRG; translated from the coding sequence ATGAGCCAGGTGACGAGGCGGATCGTCCAGAACCTACACGACGAGCCACATCTCGAGGGTCGCCGAATCACCGTTCGTTTTCTCAGAGAACAGGTCGAGGAGCGGGGGCTCGAACTCAGGACGGTCGCCGACCGGCACGACCTCGACGTCGCCGACGTCTACCGGGCACTCACGTACTACCACGATAATCCCGAGGAGATGCGTACTGTGGAGCGAGAGCGTCGATCCGCCGTCGAGGAGCACGAGCACCTGACGATCGCTCCAGACGACGTGCGCGGCTAA
- a CDS encoding sugar-transfer associated ATP-grasp domain-containing protein, whose protein sequence is MTLRSIYLTGTKLQRLVRSELDTRETYDLPLRRRLWLWRRGFLSRSDYLYDLEGGRHRQYLTDFERFVRTPRINGEWTVALSNKLVFHWMLAPFDEHRPAVYGMVRDGRFLSVGGDADTNAGDRHPMPAGGAVTTEDQGDATAEVTRRLEREGRLVLKWIKGGGGQNVYLCSYRDGDYRVNGEAKTAAEFDDLVSGLDDYLVCEHVEQFDFGASIYPETTNTLRIITMYDDGEPFVPIAILRTGTDRSAPMDNFSKGGLSAEIDVETGTLGAAAQLPEEDLVFRSEHPDTGEQIEGVELPGWEAIRDGVLEIAAENAHVPYVGWDVVPTDDSGGFQIIEGNSYPGAKSLQVHRPLLADDRVRAFYEQHDVLDR, encoded by the coding sequence ATGACCCTCCGAAGCATCTACCTCACCGGGACGAAGCTCCAACGGCTCGTCCGGTCGGAACTAGACACCCGGGAGACGTACGACCTGCCGCTCCGCCGGCGCCTGTGGCTGTGGCGTCGGGGGTTCCTCAGCCGCTCGGACTACCTCTACGACCTCGAGGGCGGCCGCCACCGCCAGTACCTCACGGACTTCGAGCGGTTCGTGCGGACGCCGCGGATCAACGGCGAGTGGACCGTCGCCCTCTCCAACAAGCTCGTCTTCCACTGGATGCTCGCGCCGTTCGACGAGCACCGCCCCGCCGTGTACGGGATGGTCCGGGACGGCCGGTTCCTCTCGGTCGGCGGCGACGCCGACACGAACGCCGGGGACCGGCACCCGATGCCCGCCGGCGGGGCCGTCACCACGGAGGACCAGGGCGACGCGACCGCCGAGGTCACCCGCCGACTCGAGCGAGAGGGGCGGCTCGTCCTGAAGTGGATCAAGGGCGGCGGCGGCCAGAACGTCTACCTCTGCTCGTACCGCGACGGCGACTACCGCGTCAACGGCGAAGCGAAGACCGCCGCCGAGTTCGACGACCTCGTCTCGGGCCTCGACGACTACCTCGTCTGCGAGCACGTCGAGCAGTTCGACTTCGGCGCGTCGATCTACCCGGAGACGACGAACACGCTGCGCATCATCACGATGTACGACGACGGCGAACCGTTCGTCCCCATCGCCATCCTCCGGACCGGGACCGACCGGTCGGCGCCGATGGACAACTTCTCGAAGGGCGGGCTCAGCGCCGAGATCGACGTGGAGACCGGGACGCTCGGCGCCGCGGCGCAGCTCCCGGAGGAGGACCTCGTCTTCCGATCGGAGCACCCCGACACCGGCGAGCAGATCGAGGGCGTCGAACTGCCCGGCTGGGAGGCCATCCGCGACGGCGTCCTCGAAATCGCGGCGGAGAACGCCCACGTCCCCTACGTCGGCTGGGACGTCGTCCCGACCGACGACTCCGGCGGCTTCCAGATCATCGAGGGGAACAGCTACCCCGGGGCGAAGTCGCTGCAGGTCCACCGCCCGCTGCTGGCCGACGACCGGGTCCGGGCCTTCTACGAGCAGCACGACGTCCTCGATCGGTGA
- the glmS gene encoding glutamine--fructose-6-phosphate transaminase (isomerizing) yields the protein MCGIIGRIGEGRAVDELVTGLENLDYRGYDSSGIAVRNGSAPVVVKQEGKITALQERLAERSPEGNAGIGHTRWSTHGPPTDANAHPHTDCDGDVAVVHNGIIENYDELRSELQARGHEFTSETDSEVVPHLIGEALREGHDPESAFRRAVAQLEGSYAIAAVVDDDEAIFATRRGSPLVVGYGTDGYYVASDVPAFLDFTDRVSYLEDGDVAELRHGGVTVTDPEGAEVHRERERVDWNPEDARKGEYDHYMQKEINEQPTALEQTIKGRIDVEAGTVDLEDFPPGAFDDVDSVQIVACGTSYHAGMYFELLLKEAGVPASTHLASEYVAATPPIDESTLTIAVTQSGETADTLRSIRHAADCGARTLAVTNVVGSTAARECDDALFIRAGPEIGVAATKTFSSQVVTLALLAERIVEDHPDGEAREDPAAFLEALRRLPEDIERTLEDSDAHALCDYCLDSEGVFFIGRSLGYPVSLEGALKLKEITYEHAEGYAAGELKHGPLALVTEQTPVVTVLTGRNDEKTIKNASEARTRGAPVIVVASEDSAYADRGDVTLTFPGTHPDVAGLLANVQLQLLSYHTADRLGRAIDKPRNLAKSVTVE from the coding sequence ATGTGCGGAATCATCGGCCGCATCGGCGAGGGTCGGGCCGTCGACGAACTCGTCACCGGCCTCGAGAACCTCGATTACCGGGGGTACGACTCCTCCGGGATCGCCGTCCGGAACGGCTCGGCGCCGGTCGTCGTCAAGCAGGAGGGCAAGATCACGGCCCTCCAGGAGCGCCTCGCCGAGCGGTCGCCGGAGGGCAACGCCGGCATCGGTCACACCCGCTGGAGCACCCACGGGCCGCCGACCGACGCCAACGCCCACCCGCACACCGACTGCGACGGCGACGTCGCGGTCGTCCACAACGGCATCATCGAGAACTACGACGAACTCCGCAGCGAGCTGCAGGCCCGCGGTCACGAGTTCACGAGCGAGACCGACTCCGAGGTCGTCCCGCACCTCATCGGCGAGGCCCTCCGGGAGGGCCACGACCCCGAGTCGGCGTTCCGCCGGGCCGTCGCGCAGCTCGAGGGCAGCTACGCCATCGCGGCCGTCGTCGACGACGACGAGGCCATCTTCGCGACCCGCCGCGGCTCGCCGCTGGTCGTCGGCTACGGCACCGACGGCTACTACGTCGCCAGCGACGTCCCCGCGTTCCTCGACTTCACCGACCGGGTGTCGTACCTCGAGGACGGCGACGTCGCCGAACTCCGCCACGGCGGCGTCACCGTCACCGACCCCGAGGGCGCCGAGGTCCACCGCGAGCGCGAACGCGTCGACTGGAACCCCGAGGACGCCCGGAAGGGCGAGTACGACCACTACATGCAGAAGGAGATCAACGAGCAGCCGACGGCCCTCGAGCAGACGATCAAGGGCCGCATCGACGTCGAGGCCGGGACCGTCGACCTCGAGGACTTCCCGCCGGGGGCCTTCGACGACGTCGACTCGGTCCAGATCGTCGCCTGCGGGACCTCCTACCACGCCGGGATGTACTTCGAGCTCCTCCTGAAGGAGGCCGGCGTGCCCGCGAGCACGCACCTGGCCAGCGAGTACGTCGCCGCGACGCCACCGATCGACGAGTCGACGCTGACGATCGCCGTCACCCAGAGCGGCGAGACGGCCGACACGCTCCGGTCGATCCGCCACGCAGCCGACTGCGGCGCGCGGACCCTCGCTGTGACGAACGTCGTCGGGTCGACGGCCGCCCGGGAGTGCGACGACGCGCTGTTCATCCGGGCCGGCCCCGAGATCGGCGTCGCCGCGACGAAGACGTTCTCCTCGCAGGTCGTCACGCTGGCGCTGCTGGCCGAGCGCATCGTCGAGGACCACCCGGACGGCGAGGCCCGCGAGGACCCCGCCGCGTTCCTCGAGGCGCTCCGGCGCCTCCCCGAGGACATCGAACGGACCCTCGAGGACAGCGACGCCCACGCGCTGTGCGACTACTGTCTCGACAGCGAGGGCGTCTTCTTCATCGGCCGCTCGCTGGGCTACCCGGTATCGCTGGAGGGCGCGCTGAAGCTCAAGGAGATCACCTACGAGCACGCCGAGGGGTACGCGGCCGGCGAGCTCAAGCACGGCCCGCTGGCGCTGGTCACCGAGCAGACGCCGGTGGTGACCGTGCTGACCGGCCGGAACGACGAGAAGACGATCAAGAACGCCAGCGAGGCCCGGACCCGCGGCGCGCCGGTGATCGTCGTCGCCAGCGAGGACAGCGCCTACGCCGACCGGGGCGACGTCACGCTGACGTTCCCCGGGACGCACCCGGACGTCGCCGGCCTGCTGGCGAACGTCCAGCTCCAGCTGCTGTCGTATCACACGGCCGACCGCCTCGGCCGAGCCATCGACAAGCCACGCAACCTGGCCAAGAGCGTCACCGTGGAGTAG